The Cardinium endosymbiont of Culicoides punctatus genome has a segment encoding these proteins:
- a CDS encoding ankyrin repeat domain-containing protein: MINTKYISLIGILCLGSNCGNDSGKGKTTGNILANKNDSSDILAGKIKPSYDKGCKQHSCLPLNLSEGNISNESYLDNTSFNATNKSYSNEISLQKKNRPNGCLTDELCEAIKNNDLNLVESLLDAGADLNKNAEALLTAIENNNPEITRLLLEAGANPNIPDENGYYPLDAAIDVNNKALVTLLLKAGAHIRFCGTHNYKLYYNLMDIDIDKSILEILLIHLGRCGEKDYEGLSPLHWAAKDGYTGVIRDLMDSGQSLNYDEVDPVYNFTPLHYASRKGNKKIVEMLLAQGANRTAQDFRKVLNN, translated from the coding sequence ATGATTAATACAAAATATATATCCCTTATAGGCATTTTATGCCTTGGATCTAATTGTGGAAATGATTCTGGTAAAGGAAAAACAACTGGTAACATTCTAGCTAATAAAAATGATTCTAGTGACATTCTAGCTGGCAAAATCAAGCCTAGTTATGACAAAGGATGCAAGCAGCATAGTTGCTTACCATTAAATTTATCAGAAGGTAATATATCTAATGAATCATATTTAGATAATACATCTTTTAATGCTACTAATAAATCATATTCAAATGAAATATCTCTACAAAAAAAGAATAGGCCAAATGGTTGCCTTACAGATGAATTATGCGAGGCTATTAAAAATAATGATTTAAACCTAGTAGAATCATTATTAGATGCTGGAGCTGATTTAAATAAAAATGCTGAAGCACTACTCACTGCTATTGAAAATAATAATCCAGAAATAACTCGGTTACTGCTTGAGGCTGGAGCCAATCCAAATATTCCGGATGAAAATGGATATTATCCGCTTGATGCAGCTATTGACGTGAATAATAAAGCACTTGTTACATTGTTGCTTAAGGCTGGAGCTCATATTAGATTCTGTGGAACACATAATTATAAATTATATTATAATTTGATGGATATAGATATAGATAAATCCATCTTAGAAATACTCTTAATACATCTTGGTCGTTGTGGCGAAAAAGATTATGAAGGCTTAAGTCCATTGCATTGGGCTGCTAAGGATGGATATACCGGTGTTATTCGTGACTTGATGGATAGCGGTCAATCATTAAACTATGATGAAGTAGATCCAGTATATAACTTCACGCCTCTGCATTATGCATCTCGTAAAGGCAATAAAAAAATCGTTGAAATGTTACTAGCTCAAGGCGCAAATAGAACAGCACAGGACTTTCGCAAAGTATTGAATAATTGA